The window TTGCACAAAAATAGAAATGCTGTCCTCCAAACTTCATAAAAGATGATTTGGAATAGATAAGACACCTGCAGGTTTGTAAATAATATATCTCATACCAATAATTTCTTATTTTAAAAGATAAATTCATAATTTAGCCCTTTAAAATAAGAAATATGGTTGCTATTGTTGATAGTGGTTCTACTAAATCTGACTGGGTAATCTTGGATGACTTCAAAAATGTTTTCTTAAAGACCGAAACCATTGGTTTCAACCCCAATTTTATCAGCAAAGAGCTCATCGTACCCGAAATTGAAAAAAACAATAGCTTAATATCAGTTAAGAATTCTATTACCAAGATTTTTTTCTACGGTTCAGGATGTGGTGTGAAGAAAAACTGCCAAACGATAGAAGAAGAAGTGGGCAAAGTTTTTACCAATGCTCAAATCATTGTAAAAGAAGATTTGTATGCCGCTGCTTATGCTGCATATACTGGTAAGCCTACGATAGTGTGCATTTTAGGAACGGGTTCGAACTCATGTTATTTTGACGGAGAAAATTTAAAGATAAAACTTCCTTCATTAGGTTACCTTATGGGCGACGAAGGAAGCGGAAGCGCTATTGGAAAACAGTTGGTGCGCAGGTTCTTTATGCAAAAACTTCCCCAGGATTTGCATCTTGAGTTT is drawn from Chryseobacterium muglaense and contains these coding sequences:
- a CDS encoding ATPase; protein product: MVAIVDSGSTKSDWVILDDFKNVFLKTETIGFNPNFISKELIVPEIEKNNSLISVKNSITKIFFYGSGCGVKKNCQTIEEEVGKVFTNAQIIVKEDLYAAAYAAYTGKPTIVCILGTGSNSCYFDGENLKIKLPSLGYLMGDEGSGSAIGKQLVRRFFMQKLPQDLHLEFKEIYGLTIDEALKNMYHTTRPNAYLANFNKFVVERKDHPYFQEMVLEEMKNFFDYQVLPYEESQDAEINFIGSIAYYYENILRSAASELNLNVGHIVQKPIESLVDYHIKYIL